The sequence CTGCGGCCCCATCGGCGGTGACGTATACCTCGCCGGTGGCGACGGTGCCTCCGACAGCCAAGTCCCTCACGGTCAGCTTTCAGCCCGCTCCAGCCGAGCAGATCCAGTCCGGGCAGACCATCACGATGGGCTTCACGCTGCCCGATGGCACCGAAACACAGCTCACCCTGCGCGCGACGACGGCGGGGGAGTCTCATGGTGGCAGCGACGAGTTCATCATCGGCGCCGATTCCGGCGAGACCGCCACGAACTTCCAGGCGGCGCTGAATGCCAAGCTGGTGTCGCTGGGCGAAACGCAGCTCGCCGGGGCGTCCAATTTCGCTGCCTCCGCCAACTTCTTCAATGGGGCAGGCGAGCCAGTATTGCGCGTGCAGAATGGCGGTGGTGGCTTCGGCAACGCGACCCAGCTGCGCGTCGCCGACGCCACCGATACGATCATGTGGTACACGGGCCAGTCGCCGGCGGTGGCGGCCGAAGGCCTGGGCCGGTTGAACATCGGCACCAATACGGCCACCAACAGCGTCCGTTTGACGGAGACGGCACCGGTCTCTGCCAACCACGGCTTCCAGATCAGCAGTATATCGCCCAGCACGGCCAACATTACCACAAGCTATACCGCGGCAAATCCGAGCTCGGCTTCCGCAACTTTTGCCGCCAATCCGGCCGCCGGGGAAACCGTGAGGATGACCCTGACCGAGCCCAACGGCACCACGCGCGACCTCGAACTGACGGCGGTTACGGGCAAGGCCGGCGCCGGCCAGTTCACGATTGGCGCCACTGTGGGGGAAACCGCCGCCAATTTCGCCAAAGCCCTCAACGTGGTGGCCAGCGAAGCCGCGATGACGGCCGAGGGCAACCCGCGCCAGAGCGTGACCGCGCAGGTGGACGACGCGACCCGCGTTGCCTACGGCATCCAGGGCAATGAATCGGGCCTCTTGCGCCTGGTGCGTACGATGGCCTCCCTGTCGGTCGAGACCTATCCCACCGAGGAGAACATTATCGCCTCGCGTGAACCCATGCGGCTCGCCGCAATGGCCGTGGCCGACCCGGTGCAGCGCGTCGCGGACCTTGCCGCCTACGAAGCCGCTGTGGTTGCGGATCGTCGTGCCGCCAATGGACGGTACGACGCCATGGCCATCCGGCAGCAGGCGCAGTTGTCGGAGTCGCACAATGCCGAGCGCGGCTCGGTGGAAATTCTGACCATGGAGCTGGCGGTCGCCCACATCTCGCTCGACACCGCGTCCCAGCGCCACGTCAATTACAAGGCGCAGCTGGACAACCTGCTCAGCGATGTCGAGACGGTTAGCAAGGAAGACGTGGCCATGGAAATCCTGGCGCTTCAGACCCGCCTGCAGGCCAGCTACCAGGCCACATCGATGATCAGCCAACTGAGCCTGGTCAAGTTCCTCTAAGACCCGTATCACCGGTACAAACAAAAACCCCCTCGACATTGTCGAGGGGGTTTTGCTGTGGGATCTTTCCGGTCAGCTTCCGCGCAAGCCTGCTGCGATCTGACGGTTGAGACGGACCAGCACATCGAGCTGCTGCGGCTGGGGATTGAGGTCCAGCAGGATCTCGCGGGTCTGGTTCATAATAAACATGCCCAGATTGGCCACGTTCTGGCGGACTTCAGTGGGAAGGGGGCTGTCGTCCTTGGTCACCGCGGCCATGAAGATGGTCCAGATCTTGCGGTTGTAGGTAAGCGCGGCTCGCAGTTCCTGATCGGTGCCGATCGCCCATTCGTCCTTCACCCGCTGCAGGCCTGCCGCTGCCTTCATCAGGAGCGCGGATTCACGCTCCCGGGCCGACTCAACGATCTTGGTCGTCTGCTGGTAGGCTTGAGCGCCTTGCTGGTG comes from Devosia oryziradicis and encodes:
- the flaF gene encoding flagellar biosynthesis regulator FlaF, yielding MHQQGAQAYQQTTKIVESARERESALLMKAAAGLQRVKDEWAIGTDQELRAALTYNRKIWTIFMAAVTKDDSPLPTEVRQNVANLGMFIMNQTREILLDLNPQPQQLDVLVRLNRQIAAGLRGS